CCATCGACACCAGCTCGCCCTGGTGACGCTCGATCACGCTGCGCAGCTCGTTCTTGCAGTCGTCGCTCAGGCCCTTGGCCATGATCTGGGTGGTGTCGGCCACCTTGAGCAGCGAGTCGACGCGGCCCAGCTCCTTCAGCTCGCCCTGGTGCAGGATCGCGATCCGGTCGCACACGTCCTGCACGTCGGCCAGCAGGTGGCTGCACATCACGATGGTTTTGCCCTCGGCCTTGAGCTCGAGGATCATGTCCTTCATCTCGCGGGTGCCGATCGGGTCCAGGCCGCTGGTCGGCTCGTCCAGCAGGATCAGGTCCGGGTCGTTGATCAGCGCCTGCGCCAGGCCGATGCGGCGCGTCATGCCCTTGGAGTACTCGCGGAGCTGACGCTTGCGGGCCCGCTCGATCTTCACGAGTTTCAGCAGCTTCTCGATGCGCTCCTTGCGGACCTCGGGCGGGATGTCGAACAGCCGGCCGTAGAAGTCGAGGGTCTCGTCGGCGTTGAGGAACTTGTACAGGTACGACTCTTCGGGCAGGTAGCCGATCCGCTCGTTCTTCGAGACGTCGGTCGCCTCCTTGCCGAAGATCAGCGCCTGGCCCTCGGTCGGGAACAGCAGCCCCAGCAGCAGCTTGATGGTGGTGGTCTTGCCGGACCCGTTGGGGCCGAGCAGCCCGAAGACCTCGCCCTCCTCGATCTTGAGGTCCAGCGACTTGAGAGCGCGGACCTTCTGGCGCCCCCAGAAGTCGCGGTACACCTTGCTCAGGGCGCGGGTCTCAATCACGGTCTCGTCGGCCATCGCGTTCTCTCGCTGGGTGGGCGCGTACTCTCACTCGGCGGGTCCGCGCGGTAGCCCTGGCGACCGGGGCGTCTGCAGAACGCCTGCCGGCCGACGCGCGTCCGCGGGAC
This genomic interval from Posidoniimonas corsicana contains the following:
- a CDS encoding ABC transporter ATP-binding protein is translated as MADETVIETRALSKVYRDFWGRQKVRALKSLDLKIEEGEVFGLLGPNGSGKTTTIKLLLGLLFPTEGQALIFGKEATDVSKNERIGYLPEESYLYKFLNADETLDFYGRLFDIPPEVRKERIEKLLKLVKIERARKRQLREYSKGMTRRIGLAQALINDPDLILLDEPTSGLDPIGTREMKDMILELKAEGKTIVMCSHLLADVQDVCDRIAILHQGELKELGRVDSLLKVADTTQIMAKGLSDDCKNELRSVIERHQGELVSMDNPTTTLEDLFLSIVRDSEARPGRRVVADSSDDAN